One stretch of Oncorhynchus masou masou isolate Uvic2021 chromosome 9, UVic_Omas_1.1, whole genome shotgun sequence DNA includes these proteins:
- the LOC135545841 gene encoding START domain-containing protein 10-like: MSRILSGIIPDEAVFTDFRRQALSTDNWYSKYDKNGMEVWVEVAPVASSPQGNKNIPKVHKIKCRMTIKDVSAATMYDVLHDGLYRKKWDPTMLESFDIARLSPNTDVGYYSWLCPKPLRNRDVVTLRSWQVTDDEYVIVNYSVKHLKYPPKKDLVRAISLLTGYLVKATGPNSCSFTYLSQADPKGSLPKWVVNKASQVLAPRVLKCVHKAGQSYPEWKEQNSPDQKPWLYPEQSTLPMMDPAELTIQRADSLENVDESSQLDIQESNKAEDSS; encoded by the exons ATGTCTCGAATTCTTTCGGGAATTATACCAGACGAGGCAGTCTTCACAGACTTCAGAAGACAAGCCTTGTCAACAGACAACTGGTACAGTAAATATGACAAGAACGGAATGGAGGTCTGGGTCGAGGTGGCCCCAGTAGCATCATCCCCTCAAGGAAACAAAAACATCCCTAAAGTTCACAAGATAAAG TGCAGAATGACCATAAAAGATGTGTCAGCCGCCACCATGTACGACGTCCTTCATGATGGCCTGTATCGCAAAAAGTGGGACCCCACCATGTTGGAGAGCTTTGACATTGCCCGGCtctcccctaacactgatgtggGCTACTACTCAT GGCTGTGTCCGAAACCACTGAGGAACAGAGATGTGGTGACGTTGCGTTCGTGGCAGGTGACGGACGACGAGTATGTGATCGTTAACTACTCAGTCAAACACCTG AAATATCCTCCCAAAAAGGACCTTGTGAGAGCCATCTCCCTCCTGACTGGCTACCTGGTGAAGGCCACAGGACCCAATAGCTGCTCCTTTACCTACCTCTCACAGGCTGACCCCAAAG GTTCTCTTCCAAAGTGGGTGGTGAACAAAGCGTCTCAGGTTCTGGCTCCCAGG GTACTGAAGTGTGTGCACAAGGCGGGCCAGAGTTACCCAGAGTGGAAAGAGCAGAACTCTCCGGATCAGAAGCCCTGGTTGTATCCAGAGCAAAGCACCCTGCCCATGATGGACCCGGCCGAGCTGACCATCCAGCGGGCAGACTCTCTGGAGAACGTAGATGAGAGCTCTCAGCTGGACATTCAGGAGAGTAACAAAGCAGAGGACAGCAGCTGA
- the LOC135545842 gene encoding PDZ domain-containing protein 11: MDQKIPYDDYQLPVVFLPSYESPPAWIAPQERIHHPDYNNELTQFLPRTIVLKKPPGAQLGFNIRGGKASQLGIFISKVVPDSDAHRAELQEGDQVLSVNEVDFQDIEHSRAVEILKTAREILMRVRFFPYNYQRQKERTVH, encoded by the exons ATGGACCAAAAGATCCCGTATGATGACTACCAACTCCCAGTTGTCTTTTTGCCTTCCTACGAGAGTCCCCCAGCATGGATAGCCCCGCAGGAG cGTATCCACCATCCTGACTACAACAATGAGCTGACCCAGTTCCTGCCACGCACCATTGTGTTGAAGAAACCTCCGGGGGCACAGTTAGGCTTCAACATCCGTGGGGGCAAGGCCTCTCAGCTGGGCATCTTCAtctccaag GTGGTCCCAGATTCGGACGCCCACAGAGCAGAGCTCCAGGAGGGAGATCAGGTGCTGTCTGTCAATGAAGTGGACTTCCAGGACATAGAGCACTCGAGG GCTGTTGAGATTCTGAAGACTGCCAGAGAGATTCTGATGAGGGTGCGCTTCTTTCCCTACA actaccagagacagaaggaaaggacTGTGCATTAG